Proteins from a single region of Aureibacter tunicatorum:
- a CDS encoding aminotransferase class IV, which produces MKKLYPSAIFIMFSIYNNELLSSSQINIPITDRAFQYGDGVFETILYAKNSDLIKYHFERLYNGSRALNFNLPSFFTPEHITNSIEALKNKNNIKGLSRIKIMVWRKEGGLYTPVSDQSNILISISEGKFSTNPINKVGICETVKNEYSSTSRFKTISALKYTLAGLEKKNKHFDDLIILDQHGHISECLASNIFWVKDNEFYTPDLSTGCIEGVQRRRIIELLKENNIRLNIGKFHLEELENAQLVFNCNVASIHPFAWLMNKSLKINTDLFKLLIPSLD; this is translated from the coding sequence GTGAAAAAACTATATCCATCAGCCATATTTATCATGTTCTCTATTTACAACAACGAACTTTTATCTTCATCACAAATTAATATTCCAATTACCGACAGAGCATTTCAGTATGGAGACGGTGTGTTTGAAACAATTTTATACGCGAAAAACTCCGATTTGATAAAATACCATTTTGAAAGACTCTACAATGGCTCTAGAGCTCTTAATTTCAATCTACCAAGTTTTTTCACGCCAGAACATATTACAAATAGCATAGAGGCTCTGAAAAATAAAAACAACATTAAAGGGCTTTCAAGAATCAAAATCATGGTTTGGCGAAAAGAAGGAGGCCTTTACACACCTGTGTCTGATCAATCAAATATTCTCATTTCCATTTCAGAAGGAAAATTCAGCACAAACCCAATCAACAAAGTTGGAATCTGCGAAACAGTTAAGAATGAATACTCCTCCACTTCGCGATTTAAAACCATAAGTGCCTTAAAATACACTTTAGCCGGTTTAGAGAAAAAAAACAAACATTTTGACGACTTAATTATTCTAGATCAACATGGACATATTTCAGAATGTCTTGCCTCGAATATTTTTTGGGTTAAAGACAATGAATTCTATACACCAGATTTATCAACGGGCTGTATCGAAGGAGTCCAAAGAAGACGCATCATAGAACTTCTTAAAGAAAATAATATTAGACTAAATATTGGCAAGTTTCATTTAGAAGAATTAGAAAATGCACAACTTGTATTCAATTGCAATGTAGCTTCAATTCATCCATTTGCATGGCTTATGAATAAATCTCTAAAGATCAACACAGATCTATTCAAATTATTGATCCCAAGCTTGGACTGA
- the sdaAB gene encoding L-serine ammonia-lyase, iron-sulfur-dependent subunit beta → MSERSGVFDMIGPVMIGPSSSHTAGVVKIAQMAVRVLGGIPEQAEITFYNSFARTYEGHGSDRAVIGGLLNFATDDKRIKNSFDHAKEQGFEYSFKSIGNASTMHPNTIKIEATKGEKKALIIGESRGGGVIKITNVNSFDSNFSGALDTLIIQAEDKEGSIAFISSVLSQECNIATMFVSRKGKKQMACQVIEIDHKLNQVTIDYLKSLSWIYDIIYIPIIS, encoded by the coding sequence ATGTCTGAAAGAAGCGGAGTATTTGATATGATTGGTCCGGTAATGATTGGTCCATCAAGCTCGCATACAGCTGGAGTGGTTAAAATAGCTCAGATGGCAGTAAGAGTATTGGGAGGAATTCCTGAACAAGCGGAAATCACATTTTACAACTCATTTGCAAGAACATATGAAGGTCATGGTAGTGATCGAGCTGTGATTGGAGGCTTGCTTAATTTTGCTACCGATGATAAACGGATTAAGAATTCTTTTGATCATGCGAAAGAACAAGGTTTTGAGTATTCTTTCAAATCAATTGGGAATGCCTCAACCATGCATCCAAATACGATTAAAATAGAGGCAACCAAAGGGGAGAAGAAAGCTCTGATCATTGGCGAAAGCCGTGGAGGAGGCGTAATCAAGATTACTAATGTGAATAGCTTTGATTCAAACTTTTCGGGAGCGCTGGATACTTTGATTATTCAGGCGGAAGATAAAGAAGGAAGTATTGCGTTTATTTCTTCGGTTCTGTCTCAAGAGTGCAATATAGCCACGATGTTCGTTTCAAGAAAAGGAAAAAAACAGATGGCTTGCCAAGTAATAGAAATTGATCATAAGCTGAATCAGGTAACTATCGATTATTTAAAAAGTCTTTCATGGATTTATGATATAATATATATTCCTATTATTTCGTAA
- a CDS encoding glycosyltransferase family 9 protein yields the protein MNSNALQKILVIQTAFIGDVILATAMLEKLHHFHPNAKIDFLVRKGNESLLKDHPYLNEVLVFDKTKGKYKNLWNMIMKIRSTEYDYVVNAQRFATTGIITALSGAKVKIGFDKNPMSFLFTKKYPHEIAESNTNKISHEVDRNQLLISDLTDTSSLKPKLYPLESDFEITSIYKNGDYICLAPTSVWFTKQYPKEKWIEFIDQIEEGLKVYLLGAPGDKTECDDIIKKCNRSNVENLAGKLNLLQSAALMKDSKMNYVNDSAPMHLCSAVDAPVCAIYCSTVPYFGFGPLSSDSYVVETHENLDCRPCGLHGYKECPKGHFNCAKTIQVNDLLKLIKA from the coding sequence ATGAACTCTAACGCTTTGCAGAAAATATTAGTCATCCAGACTGCTTTTATAGGAGATGTGATCTTAGCGACGGCGATGCTTGAAAAGTTGCACCATTTCCATCCAAATGCAAAAATTGATTTTTTGGTGAGAAAAGGAAATGAATCTTTGCTAAAGGATCATCCATATTTGAACGAAGTGTTAGTGTTCGATAAAACCAAAGGAAAGTATAAGAACCTTTGGAATATGATCATGAAGATTAGGTCTACAGAATATGATTATGTTGTCAATGCTCAAAGATTTGCGACAACTGGTATAATCACAGCTTTGTCTGGAGCTAAAGTGAAGATTGGTTTTGATAAGAATCCAATGTCGTTCTTGTTTACGAAAAAGTACCCGCATGAGATCGCTGAGTCAAATACAAATAAAATCTCTCATGAAGTTGACAGAAACCAATTGTTGATTTCTGATTTGACCGACACAAGCTCGTTAAAACCAAAATTATATCCTCTAGAAAGTGATTTTGAAATTACTAGTATTTATAAAAATGGCGATTATATCTGTCTGGCGCCAACTTCTGTTTGGTTTACTAAACAGTACCCGAAGGAAAAATGGATTGAATTTATTGATCAAATAGAAGAAGGACTGAAGGTTTATTTGCTGGGTGCGCCGGGAGATAAAACTGAATGCGATGATATTATCAAAAAATGCAATCGAAGCAATGTTGAGAATTTGGCTGGAAAGTTGAATTTATTGCAAAGCGCTGCTTTGATGAAGGACTCTAAAATGAATTATGTTAATGATTCCGCTCCAATGCATTTATGTTCAGCTGTTGATGCTCCTGTATGCGCCATTTATTGTTCTACGGTTCCTTATTTTGGCTTTGGACCTTTGTCTTCCGATTCTTATGTGGTAGAGACTCATGAGAATTTGGATTGCAGGCCTTGTGGTTTGCATGGCTATAAAGAATGTCCAAAAGGTCATTTTAATTGCGCTAAAACGATTCAAGTAAATGACCTTTTGAAGTTGATTAAAGCTTAG
- a CDS encoding GAF domain-containing protein, with translation MAYFISSIKHKIRLSLLLILFFSTLGGILSYNILTKVNSYHDLENYVNETLFLLSQARKAEKDFILYEYKQSDFYKNGSTISLDKHHDYLNRIKSNLNSLETNPLCQEDLFKSNIISIKSAINSYNRAFQSLKEATYQRGFKDHGIIGKMRKYVHDLQNCPSAEEKVFAFELRRHEKDFFLRHDPVYINKLHDKAESFKSFVKSGALPHMTDEYIKRYTKVIDDYVNHFNKVVVLDQEIGLDKNKGLLKKLATSANDIDPLASELYMIINKKSSQTQESSILVLVISLVIIISFGIAISIYISSKISKPIVLLDQVTQSVLNGNEDDYKKLDSIDLQDEIGSLSKNFKAMLLKLQDQIKQINKKNESLNQNALEDQQRKWSIEGINNFSDLIKKRHENVEELANEVLIFLTRYTKSEIGGIFLLNERREYPTMELKASYAFDRKKSIQKEFEKGQSLIGRSWIEKDYIFITDMPEHYGEIKAGISHLKPASLLIVPIMENEDVLGVIEIASVNVFQEAEIQFIREIGRRMHSTVSGLLMQHTTSRLLEESKILTQELRDNQYNMHLQFEEMEKSESQLKRSIEERGQETQIALDKLKLHKQIIKHNFKELIVTNSKFEVTYAYDMLMDNLNLKKQNISNYALGKTLLSSSTEIIQTNEDIKEGETVSFENLPLLKNSFSNNEKVFVTKFIYNKEIFYSFAVLKESKKSTLIS, from the coding sequence ATGGCTTATTTTATTTCAAGCATAAAGCATAAAATCAGACTTTCTCTTCTTTTGATACTATTCTTCTCAACTCTAGGAGGTATATTATCATACAACATACTCACCAAAGTCAATAGCTATCACGATCTCGAGAACTATGTCAACGAAACTCTTTTTTTATTAAGCCAAGCCCGAAAAGCTGAAAAAGATTTCATCCTCTACGAATACAAACAATCTGATTTTTATAAAAATGGTTCTACAATATCATTAGATAAACATCATGATTATTTAAACCGAATCAAATCAAACTTAAATTCTCTTGAAACCAATCCATTATGCCAAGAGGACCTATTCAAATCGAATATTATTTCCATCAAAAGCGCTATAAATTCATATAACAGAGCTTTTCAATCCTTGAAAGAAGCAACCTACCAAAGAGGATTCAAGGATCATGGAATTATCGGAAAGATGAGAAAATATGTTCATGACTTGCAAAACTGTCCTTCCGCTGAAGAAAAGGTCTTTGCTTTTGAATTAAGAAGGCATGAAAAGGACTTCTTCTTAAGACATGACCCCGTTTACATCAACAAGCTTCATGATAAAGCTGAAAGCTTCAAAAGCTTCGTAAAATCCGGAGCATTGCCTCATATGACAGATGAATATATTAAGAGGTATACCAAAGTCATTGATGACTATGTCAATCATTTCAATAAAGTAGTTGTCCTCGATCAAGAAATTGGTTTGGACAAAAACAAAGGGCTGCTTAAAAAGCTTGCGACATCTGCTAATGATATCGACCCATTAGCCTCTGAACTTTACATGATAATCAATAAAAAAAGCTCTCAAACACAAGAAAGCTCCATTTTGGTATTAGTCATCTCACTAGTAATTATCATTTCTTTTGGCATAGCAATAAGCATATATATATCTTCAAAAATTTCTAAGCCAATTGTATTGCTTGATCAAGTAACCCAATCCGTGCTCAACGGCAACGAAGATGATTATAAAAAACTGGATTCAATTGATCTGCAAGATGAAATAGGCTCTTTATCCAAAAACTTCAAAGCGATGCTCTTGAAGCTTCAAGACCAAATCAAGCAAATCAATAAAAAGAACGAATCACTTAACCAAAATGCTCTGGAAGATCAACAAAGAAAGTGGTCTATTGAGGGCATTAACAACTTTTCTGACCTTATCAAAAAGCGTCATGAAAACGTGGAAGAATTAGCTAACGAAGTACTTATATTCTTAACAAGGTATACAAAAAGCGAAATAGGCGGGATCTTCTTATTAAACGAAAGAAGAGAGTATCCTACCATGGAATTAAAAGCCAGCTATGCTTTTGACAGGAAAAAAAGCATTCAAAAAGAATTCGAAAAGGGCCAAAGCTTAATCGGTCGCTCATGGATAGAAAAAGATTACATATTCATCACAGACATGCCTGAGCATTATGGAGAGATAAAAGCTGGAATTAGCCACTTGAAACCAGCCAGCCTTTTGATCGTTCCAATAATGGAAAACGAAGATGTTCTGGGAGTCATCGAAATCGCATCTGTAAATGTATTCCAAGAAGCTGAGATACAATTCATTCGAGAAATCGGCCGCAGGATGCATAGCACAGTCTCTGGTCTTTTGATGCAACATACAACATCCAGACTGCTTGAAGAATCCAAAATTCTTACTCAAGAGCTGCGTGACAACCAATACAATATGCATTTGCAATTTGAGGAAATGGAAAAAAGCGAATCTCAACTCAAGAGATCCATTGAAGAAAGGGGGCAAGAAACGCAAATCGCTTTAGACAAATTAAAACTGCATAAACAGATCATCAAACATAACTTCAAAGAATTAATCGTTACGAATTCTAAGTTCGAAGTAACTTATGCTTATGACATGCTCATGGACAACCTAAATCTAAAGAAGCAAAATATCTCTAATTACGCTTTAGGAAAAACGTTACTTAGCAGCAGTACTGAAATCATACAAACTAATGAAGATATAAAAGAAGGAGAAACAGTCTCATTCGAGAATCTACCACTATTGAAAAACTCCTTCAGCAATAATGAAAAAGTCTTCGTAACAAAATTCATCTACAACAAAGAGATATTCTACAGTTTCGCTGTTTTAAAGGAATCTAAGAAGAGCACTTTAATCAGCTAA
- a CDS encoding AMP-binding protein → MNTNRPWFDSYPQGVTHQIDPNRYDSIVDLLEQSFEKFSDSTAFENMNSGITYRELDEQSKNFASYLQNELHLQQGDRIAIQLPNLLQYPIALFGALRAGLIVVNTNPLYTPRELEHQLNDSGAETIVVLSNFAETIEKVLSKTKVKNIIITDIGDMFSPLKATLVNFAVKYIKKMVPKTNLPSTINFCKALKLGKRHSFNKPILKINDLAFLQYTGGTTGVSKGAMLSHRNIIANMEQNCAWMATKLVENKETIITALPLYHIFALTVNCFTFLKYGAKNILITNPRDVPAYCKEIKDKQFTVMTGVNTLYNHMMNNQHFNAIDFSKLKISIGGGMALQEHVAKQWKNITKTPLAEGYGLTETSPVVCCNPIDGTERIGTIGLPFPSTDVIIVDDDDKEVEMGKNGEILVKGPQVMLGYWNSKEETEKVFFGDWLRTGDIGFMDRKGYITLVDRKKEMINVSGFNVYPNEIEEVITSHPKVLESGVIGIDHPKTNEAVKAYIVKKDESLTEAEIIEYCKTKLTAYKVPKVIEFAKDLPKSNIGKILRRVLKERHINNNK, encoded by the coding sequence ATGAATACTAATAGACCTTGGTTTGATAGTTATCCTCAAGGAGTTACACATCAAATCGACCCTAATAGATATGATTCCATCGTGGATTTGCTAGAACAAAGCTTCGAGAAATTCTCGGATTCCACTGCATTTGAAAATATGAATTCAGGCATCACATATCGTGAGCTTGACGAACAGTCCAAAAACTTTGCGTCATATCTTCAAAACGAACTTCATCTTCAACAAGGCGATCGAATAGCAATTCAATTGCCAAACTTGCTGCAATACCCAATCGCACTTTTTGGAGCACTACGAGCAGGCTTAATAGTTGTCAATACCAATCCTCTATATACTCCTAGAGAACTCGAACACCAACTAAACGATTCCGGAGCGGAAACAATTGTGGTTTTAAGCAATTTTGCCGAAACAATTGAAAAAGTTCTATCAAAGACAAAGGTTAAAAATATTATCATCACCGATATTGGTGATATGTTTTCTCCGTTAAAAGCCACTTTGGTGAACTTCGCTGTAAAATATATCAAAAAGATGGTACCCAAGACGAATCTTCCATCAACAATTAACTTTTGTAAAGCGTTGAAACTTGGGAAAAGACATAGCTTCAACAAGCCTATTTTGAAAATTAACGACTTAGCTTTTCTGCAATACACTGGAGGAACAACAGGCGTTTCTAAAGGAGCCATGCTAAGCCATAGAAACATCATTGCCAACATGGAGCAAAACTGCGCTTGGATGGCTACTAAACTTGTTGAAAATAAAGAAACTATCATTACAGCGCTTCCGCTATATCATATTTTCGCTCTAACAGTAAATTGTTTTACTTTCTTAAAATATGGAGCTAAAAACATCCTGATTACCAATCCAAGAGATGTGCCTGCTTATTGCAAAGAAATCAAGGATAAACAATTCACAGTCATGACGGGAGTAAATACTCTTTACAACCACATGATGAACAATCAACATTTCAACGCTATTGATTTCAGCAAACTCAAGATTTCAATAGGCGGAGGAATGGCCTTGCAAGAACATGTAGCAAAGCAATGGAAAAACATAACCAAAACGCCACTCGCTGAAGGTTATGGACTAACAGAAACATCTCCTGTTGTATGTTGCAATCCTATTGACGGTACTGAAAGAATTGGAACTATCGGGCTTCCTTTCCCAAGCACAGATGTAATAATCGTTGACGACGACGACAAAGAAGTTGAAATGGGGAAAAATGGAGAAATCTTAGTCAAAGGTCCGCAAGTCATGTTAGGGTACTGGAATTCGAAAGAAGAAACGGAAAAAGTTTTCTTCGGCGACTGGCTAAGAACTGGCGACATTGGTTTTATGGACCGCAAGGGCTACATCACTTTGGTTGACCGTAAAAAAGAAATGATCAATGTGTCTGGATTCAATGTTTATCCAAATGAAATCGAAGAAGTAATCACTTCACACCCAAAGGTACTTGAATCAGGAGTCATAGGCATCGATCACCCTAAAACAAACGAAGCGGTAAAGGCATATATCGTCAAAAAAGATGAAAGCTTAACTGAAGCCGAAATCATTGAGTATTGCAAGACGAAACTTACAGCATACAAAGTTCCTAAAGTCATCGAATTCGCTAAAGATTTGCCAAAATCTAATATCGGAAAAATTCTACGCAGAGTGCTCAAAGAAAGACATATTAACAACAATAAATAG
- a CDS encoding Lrp/AsnC ligand binding domain-containing protein, with translation MSRNADIDNVDLKILSLLTKDAKMPYTEVAKKVFVSGGTVHVRMRKLEEMGVVKGTTLDIDYAQMGYDITAFLGIYLQKSSLYDEVIDQLKLIPEIVKIHYTTGNYNIFVKIHCKDTKHLKDTLHDKIQKVEGIERTETIISLEQSMSRHIQFDE, from the coding sequence ATGTCTAGAAACGCAGATATTGATAATGTTGACTTGAAGATTCTCAGCTTGTTGACAAAAGACGCTAAAATGCCTTATACTGAGGTAGCCAAGAAAGTTTTTGTCTCTGGCGGAACAGTTCATGTTCGTATGAGAAAATTAGAGGAAATGGGTGTGGTTAAGGGAACTACCCTTGATATTGATTATGCTCAAATGGGTTATGATATTACCGCGTTCTTGGGAATCTATTTGCAAAAGAGCTCTCTTTATGATGAGGTAATTGATCAATTAAAGTTGATTCCGGAAATAGTGAAAATTCACTATACAACAGGGAATTACAATATTTTCGTGAAAATTCATTGCAAAGATACCAAGCATTTGAAAGACACGTTGCATGATAAGATTCAAAAAGTAGAAGGGATTGAAAGAACTGAGACGATTATCTCACTCGAACAGAGCATGAGCAGGCATATACAATTCGATGAATAA
- the sufB gene encoding Fe-S cluster assembly protein SufB has translation MSKDNQILEEFTNSEYKYGFETKIEQESAPKGLNEDIVRFISNKKNEPEWLLEWRLKAFRHWQTLEEPVWPNVEYPKVDFQDVIYYAAPKQKPKVDSLDDIDPELRETFEKLGISLDEQKRLSGVEVAVDAVIDSVSVKTTFKEKLAELGIIFCSFSEAVQEHPELIKKYIGSVVPMADNFYSALNSAVFSDGSFCYIPKGVRCPMELSTYFRINAANTGQFERTLIVADDESYVSYLEGCTAPMRDENQLHAAVVEIYVGAGAEVKYSTVQNWYPGDKEGKGGIYNFVTKRGICAGDNSKLSWTQVETGSAVTWKYPSCILKGDNSIGEFYSVAVTNNYQQADTGTKMIHIGKNTKSNIVSKGVSAGKSQNSYRGLVKVMKRAENARNFSQCDSLLMGDKCGAHTFPYIEVENKSSQVEHEATTSKIGEDQLFYCNQRGIDTESAVALIVNGYCKEVLNKLPMEFAVEAQKLLALTLEGSVG, from the coding sequence ATGAGTAAAGATAACCAAATTCTTGAGGAGTTTACTAATTCCGAATATAAGTATGGTTTTGAAACGAAGATTGAGCAGGAATCTGCTCCAAAAGGTTTGAACGAGGACATTGTTCGTTTCATTTCCAATAAGAAAAATGAACCAGAGTGGCTCTTGGAGTGGAGATTGAAAGCGTTCAGGCATTGGCAAACCCTAGAGGAGCCTGTTTGGCCGAATGTAGAATATCCAAAAGTCGACTTTCAGGATGTGATTTATTACGCTGCCCCTAAGCAAAAGCCTAAGGTGGATAGCTTGGATGATATAGATCCAGAGTTGAGAGAAACATTCGAAAAACTGGGAATCTCATTGGATGAGCAGAAAAGGTTGAGCGGCGTAGAGGTTGCCGTTGACGCTGTGATTGATAGTGTTTCTGTTAAGACTACTTTCAAGGAAAAACTTGCTGAACTGGGAATCATCTTTTGCTCGTTTAGCGAAGCTGTTCAAGAACATCCTGAATTGATCAAAAAATATATCGGCTCTGTTGTGCCAATGGCGGATAATTTCTATTCTGCGTTGAACTCAGCAGTATTTAGCGATGGATCTTTTTGTTACATTCCAAAAGGAGTGAGATGTCCTATGGAGCTTTCAACGTATTTTAGAATCAATGCGGCTAATACAGGTCAGTTTGAAAGAACGTTGATTGTTGCTGATGATGAATCATATGTAAGTTATTTGGAGGGATGCACAGCGCCAATGCGTGATGAAAATCAATTGCACGCAGCTGTAGTTGAAATCTATGTGGGAGCAGGAGCAGAGGTGAAATATTCTACTGTTCAAAACTGGTATCCAGGAGATAAAGAAGGAAAAGGCGGTATTTACAACTTTGTTACAAAAAGAGGTATTTGCGCTGGAGATAATTCAAAATTGTCGTGGACTCAAGTGGAGACAGGTTCGGCTGTTACTTGGAAGTACCCTAGCTGTATTTTGAAAGGAGACAACTCTATTGGTGAGTTTTATTCAGTGGCTGTGACTAATAACTATCAGCAAGCTGATACTGGTACGAAGATGATTCATATCGGAAAAAACACGAAAAGCAATATCGTTTCAAAAGGTGTGTCAGCTGGTAAGAGCCAGAATAGCTATAGAGGTTTAGTGAAAGTGATGAAAAGAGCTGAAAACGCTAGAAACTTTTCACAATGCGACTCTTTGTTGATGGGTGATAAATGCGGAGCTCATACCTTCCCTTACATTGAAGTGGAAAACAAATCAAGTCAAGTAGAGCACGAAGCGACAACTTCCAAAATCGGAGAAGATCAATTGTTCTATTGTAATCAAAGAGGAATTGATACAGAATCAGCTGTAGCCTTGATTGTTAATGGCTACTGCAAGGAGGTTCTTAACAAGTTGCCGATGGAGTTTGCTGTCGAGGCTCAAAAGCTATTGGCGTTGACTTTAGAAGGAAGTGTGGGTTAG
- the sufC gene encoding Fe-S cluster assembly ATPase SufC codes for MLSIKDLKANIEDKEILKGINLEVKPGEVHAIMGPNGSGKSTLASVLAGREEYEVTGGEVLFNGKDILDYSPEDRAREGVFLAFQYPVEIPGVSTTNFMKTALNQVREYRGEEPLNAVEFLKVMKEKMELVEISQSLLNRSLNEGFSGGEKKRNEIFQMAMLEPKLSILDETDSGLDIDALRIVANGVNKLKSEDNATIVVTHYQRLLDYIVPDYVHVLYNGRIVKSGTKELALELEERGYDWIKEEVDSTLS; via the coding sequence ATGCTATCTATAAAAGATCTTAAAGCGAATATTGAAGACAAAGAAATCCTTAAAGGGATTAATTTGGAGGTGAAGCCTGGTGAGGTTCATGCTATCATGGGACCTAATGGTTCAGGTAAGAGTACATTGGCTTCTGTATTGGCAGGTAGAGAAGAATATGAAGTTACTGGTGGCGAAGTGTTATTCAACGGTAAGGATATTCTTGATTATTCACCGGAAGATAGAGCTAGAGAAGGTGTTTTCTTGGCTTTTCAATATCCAGTTGAAATTCCAGGTGTAAGCACAACGAATTTCATGAAGACGGCTCTTAATCAAGTGAGAGAGTACAGAGGTGAAGAGCCATTGAACGCTGTTGAGTTTTTGAAAGTAATGAAAGAGAAAATGGAACTTGTTGAAATTTCTCAATCTTTGCTGAATAGATCTTTGAATGAAGGTTTCTCTGGTGGTGAGAAGAAGAGAAACGAGATTTTCCAAATGGCTATGTTGGAGCCTAAATTGTCGATACTGGATGAGACTGATTCAGGTCTTGATATTGACGCTTTGAGAATCGTGGCTAATGGAGTTAATAAATTGAAGTCAGAAGACAATGCGACGATAGTAGTGACTCACTATCAGAGATTGTTGGATTATATTGTGCCTGACTATGTTCACGTTCTTTATAACGGAAGAATTGTTAAATCAGGAACTAAAGAATTAGCGCTTGAGCTAGAAGAAAGAGGATACGATTGGATCAAGGAAGAAGTTGATTCTACATTGTCTTAA
- the sufD gene encoding Fe-S cluster assembly protein SufD produces MSEQVVKKNINEVLLEKIETNRQRLKDASNASLDHVRGEAAGILAEKGLPSAKNEEYRYLNISKNLEKRFDFSQENSVQSLSSQDVSDKTLDLGQEIVKVVLVNGVFSETLSDISNLPAGLNVSKVSDVLLQNPDKIASLIQSKVHNTDEFQVLNTAMFEEGVFVEVEKNAIIDQALYLEFINDTRESKSFNSPRSFVQVGQSAQLNIVENHLTVGEEASFTNIATEIYVAPNANLKYYKLQNDKPNASQVNSTTIHQERDSVATTVTVSLDGDIVRNNLGFVLHGEGCLANMYGLSLVDGNTVVDHHTTVDHTKAHCDSNELYKGIYGDRSKGVFNGKIFVRPNAQKTNAFQSNKNILLTDDATINTKPQLEIWADDVKCSHGCTNGQLDDDQLFYLRARGIGEEKARSMLLFAFAEDVLENISFEPLKEYIENIVASRFE; encoded by the coding sequence ATGAGCGAGCAAGTCGTGAAAAAGAATATTAATGAAGTATTACTTGAGAAAATCGAGACAAATCGTCAAAGATTAAAGGATGCTTCAAATGCTTCGCTTGACCATGTCAGAGGAGAAGCAGCGGGAATTTTAGCAGAGAAGGGATTGCCTTCAGCTAAAAATGAGGAATATAGATATCTCAATATCTCGAAAAACTTGGAGAAAAGATTTGACTTTTCACAAGAAAATAGCGTGCAATCATTGTCATCTCAAGATGTCAGTGATAAGACATTGGATTTAGGTCAGGAAATTGTTAAAGTTGTATTGGTAAATGGAGTTTTCTCAGAAACTCTATCTGATATTTCGAATTTGCCTGCAGGATTGAATGTTAGCAAAGTGTCAGATGTGCTTTTGCAAAATCCAGATAAAATAGCGAGTTTAATTCAAAGCAAAGTTCATAATACAGATGAATTTCAAGTTTTGAATACGGCGATGTTTGAAGAAGGAGTTTTTGTCGAAGTTGAAAAAAATGCAATCATTGATCAAGCTCTTTATTTAGAGTTTATTAATGACACCAGAGAGTCGAAATCCTTTAACTCTCCGAGAAGTTTTGTGCAAGTTGGCCAATCGGCTCAGTTAAATATTGTTGAAAACCACTTGACAGTAGGCGAGGAAGCTAGTTTTACAAATATTGCAACTGAAATATATGTGGCTCCAAATGCGAATTTGAAGTACTATAAGCTCCAAAATGATAAGCCTAACGCATCTCAAGTAAATAGCACTACTATTCATCAAGAAAGAGACAGTGTCGCGACTACTGTGACAGTTTCTTTAGATGGAGATATTGTTAGAAATAATTTGGGCTTTGTGTTGCATGGAGAAGGTTGTTTGGCAAATATGTATGGATTGAGTTTGGTAGATGGCAATACTGTTGTTGATCATCATACTACAGTTGATCATACCAAAGCGCATTGCGATAGCAATGAATTGTATAAAGGTATTTATGGCGATCGTTCAAAAGGGGTTTTCAATGGGAAAATCTTTGTGCGACCAAATGCTCAGAAAACCAATGCTTTTCAGTCAAACAAGAACATATTGTTGACGGATGATGCGACGATTAATACAAAGCCTCAGCTTGAGATTTGGGCTGATGATGTGAAATGTTCGCATGGATGCACTAATGGACAATTGGATGATGATCAATTATTCTATTTGAGAGCTAGAGGCATCGGGGAAGAAAAAGCTAGATCAATGTTATTATTCGCATTTGCTGAGGATGTTTTGGAGAATATTTCTTTCGAGCCTTTGAAAGAATACATTGAAAATATAGTAGCAAGCCGTTTTGAATAA